One part of the Bacilli bacterium PM5-9 genome encodes these proteins:
- a CDS encoding DNA-binding transcriptional ArsR family regulator (product_source=COG0640; cath_funfam=1.10.10.10; cog=COG0640; ko=KO:K21903; pfam=PF01022; smart=SM00418; superfamily=46785), producing the protein MSENKEVCLEESYNKSIEELEEKLLNEDQAYQLSEFYKVFGDITRIRILHLLSLKEICVHEISAILDISQSAVSHQLKVLRQNKLVKPRKEGKHVFYSLDDEHVLQIFKNGIDHINE; encoded by the coding sequence TTGTCAGAAAATAAAGAAGTTTGTTTAGAAGAAAGTTATAATAAAAGTATCGAGGAGTTGGAAGAAAAATTACTTAATGAAGATCAAGCATATCAATTATCAGAATTCTATAAAGTATTTGGTGATATAACAAGAATAAGAATTCTTCATTTGCTATCATTGAAAGAAATTTGTGTACATGAAATTTCAGCAATACTCGATATTTCACAATCTGCAGTTTCTCATCAATTAAAAGTGTTAAGACAAAACAAATTAGTAAAACCTCGAAAAGAAGGTAAACATGTTTTCTACTCACTTGATGATGAACATGTTTTGCAAATATTTAAAAATGGAATTGATCATATTAATGAATAA